A window of Costertonia aggregata contains these coding sequences:
- a CDS encoding ABC transporter permease, with protein MNFPFYIAKRYVRSKSSQNAVNIINFITFLVIVIGSAALFIVLSGFAGLKTFSLSFSNIFDPDLKAIPATGKFFSVSPENEEALSEINDIASYSKEIEEKVYLNHKQKNQGAYIKGVDANYNIATGVDSTIYIGEWKLDESRSVVGIGISNPLGLTTNNFRSPLAVLVPKSGTSSISQQTKPYNQVSLVVSGIYSIEEGLDKKYVFADLNLVQSLLEKDTTQVSGINFRLRPKMDLASTKMKIRKILGDTIVLKTRKELNSTFYRMLNTENLATYLIFTLVLIIALFNVVGAIIMMILDKQQNSKTLYSLGTTIKELRRIYFVQGILVTGIGGCIGVLIGSLLIWSQLMFSWLKITPSLAYPVEYQFINVLIVLATILVLGVIASKIASSRITKKLISM; from the coding sequence TTGAACTTCCCGTTCTACATCGCAAAGCGATATGTACGTTCCAAAAGCAGTCAAAACGCTGTAAACATTATCAATTTTATCACTTTTTTAGTTATTGTAATCGGTTCTGCAGCGCTTTTTATAGTGCTCTCGGGTTTTGCGGGGCTAAAAACCTTTAGCCTTTCTTTCAGCAATATTTTTGATCCCGACTTAAAAGCGATCCCCGCGACGGGAAAGTTCTTTTCCGTGAGTCCGGAGAATGAAGAAGCACTCTCCGAAATCAACGATATCGCTTCATATTCAAAAGAAATCGAAGAAAAAGTATATTTGAACCATAAGCAAAAAAATCAGGGTGCGTATATTAAAGGGGTCGATGCCAACTATAATATTGCCACTGGTGTGGACAGTACCATTTACATAGGGGAGTGGAAACTTGACGAAAGCAGAAGTGTCGTAGGTATCGGGATTTCAAATCCCTTGGGGCTCACAACGAATAACTTTAGGAGCCCATTAGCGGTACTGGTACCCAAATCGGGCACCTCATCTATCTCTCAACAGACCAAGCCTTACAATCAAGTATCATTGGTCGTTAGCGGTATATACAGCATAGAGGAAGGTTTGGACAAAAAGTATGTGTTTGCAGATTTAAACCTCGTGCAATCCTTGTTGGAAAAAGATACCACTCAGGTTTCCGGCATAAATTTTAGGTTACGGCCAAAGATGGATTTGGCATCTACCAAAATGAAAATCAGGAAAATCCTAGGCGATACAATTGTTTTAAAAACCCGAAAAGAGCTGAATAGTACATTTTATCGTATGTTGAATACCGAGAACCTGGCCACATATCTCATTTTTACCTTGGTTTTGATCATCGCCCTTTTTAATGTTGTTGGAGCCATCATCATGATGATACTGGATAAACAGCAGAATTCCAAAACACTGTACAGTCTAGGCACAACGATCAAAGAGTTAAGGCGCATCTATTTCGTACAAGGCATTTTGGTCACTGGTATCGGCGGTTGTATCGGGGTGCTTATCGGGTCTTTGTTGATATGGTCACAATTAATGTTCAGTTGGTTGAAAATAACACCTTCTTTGGCCTATCCCGTAGAGTATCAATTTATTAATGTTCTTATTGTTTTGGCCACCATATTGGTATTGGGCGTAATTGCCTCGAAAATTGCCAGTAGTAGAATTACCAAAAAATTGATTTCAATGTAA
- the rbfA gene encoding 30S ribosome-binding factor RbfA, with amino-acid sequence METQRQRKIAGVIQKDLADILQRAAVDGGLKGTLISVSKVSVTTDLSIAKIYVSIFPHKNADELLEGMRSNQPLIKHELAQRTKNQLRRMPELSFYIDDSLEYIDGIEKSLKRTENPIENRDLLEKRKKI; translated from the coding sequence ATGGAAACGCAAAGACAACGAAAAATCGCTGGGGTAATCCAAAAAGATCTGGCCGACATTTTACAACGTGCCGCCGTGGATGGTGGACTTAAAGGGACTTTAATATCGGTATCCAAAGTTTCGGTCACGACAGATTTATCCATCGCTAAAATTTATGTGAGCATATTCCCGCATAAAAATGCCGATGAACTCTTGGAGGGCATGCGTTCAAACCAGCCCTTGATCAAGCATGAATTGGCGCAACGCACCAAGAACCAGCTGCGTAGAATGCCAGAGCTTTCTTTTTACATAGATGACTCTTTGGAATATATAGACGGTATCGAGAAATCCCTAAAGAGAACTGAAAACCCTATCGAAAACCGGGATCTATTGGAAAAAAGGAAAAAAATCTAA
- the mce gene encoding methylmalonyl-CoA epimerase, with the protein MHKVEHIGIAVRNLEASNLLFEKLLGSPSYKIEEVATEGVRTSFFASGPNKIELLEATHENSPIQKFLDKKGEGVHHIAFAVDDIRAEIKRLKAEGFTVLNEAPKKGADNKLVAFLHPKSTNGVLVELCQEIKE; encoded by the coding sequence ATGCACAAGGTAGAACATATCGGAATAGCGGTGAGGAATTTGGAGGCATCCAACCTACTTTTTGAAAAATTGTTGGGTAGCCCATCCTATAAAATTGAGGAAGTAGCCACTGAAGGGGTACGGACCTCTTTTTTTGCATCCGGGCCAAATAAAATTGAATTGTTGGAAGCTACACATGAAAACAGCCCTATTCAAAAATTCTTGGATAAAAAGGGCGAAGGGGTACATCATATCGCTTTTGCCGTAGATGATATACGTGCGGAGATAAAACGACTCAAGGCCGAGGGTTTTACCGTTTTGAACGAGGCGCCCAAAAAAGGGGCCGATAATAAATTAGTGGCTTTTTTACACCCTAAAAGTACAAATGGGGTGTTGGTAGAATTATGTCAAGAAATTAAGGAATAG